A DNA window from Nyctibius grandis isolate bNycGra1 chromosome 25, bNycGra1.pri, whole genome shotgun sequence contains the following coding sequences:
- the POU2AF1 gene encoding POU domain class 2-associating factor 1 isoform X2 has protein sequence MHWQKSSAPEQQPQPRPYQGVRVKEPVKELLKRKRGNLHNASATAATTVVLPHQPLPSYSPMGQPCIDMDVAASALPVTDEGALCPGWISQPSPTSLQPLTQWTTYPDYVSHEAVSCPYTADMYVQPMCPSYTLVGPSSVLTYASQPLITNFAPRSTTPAVVPQLEVTDQQPSLTYFPWAQPLSALPASTLQYQPASSTLSGPQFVPLPISIPEPATQELEDARRVIGTLPIEKLLLEDEDNDTYVLNHALSVEGL, from the exons ATGCACTGGCAAAAAT cttctgCTCCAGAACAGCAGCCGCAGCCTCGCCCCTATCAAGGTGTCCGTGTCAAAGAGCCAGTGAAGGAGCTATTGAAAAGGAAACGGGGAAATCTTCATAATGCCAGTGCAACGGCAGCTACAACG gttgTTTTGCCCCATCAGCCGCTACCTTCCTATTCACCAATGG GCCAGCCTTGCATTGATATGGATGTTGCTGCCTCTGCATTGCCTGTCACAGATGAAGGAGCACTCTGTCCTGGCTGGATCTCGCAGCCCTCTCCCACATCCTTACAGCCTTTGACTCAGTGGACCACTTACCCTGACTATGTGTCCCACGAAGCAGTCAGCTGTCCATACACAGCAGATATGTATGTTCAGCCTATGTGTCCCAGTTACACACTGGTTGGACCTTCATCTGTTCTGACTTATGCTTCTCAACCGCTGATCACCAATTTTGCA CCCCGAAGCACCACCCCCGCTGTAGTGCCTCAGCTCGAGGTGACGGATCAGCAGCCATCTCTCACGTACTTCCCATGGGCTCAGCCCCTCTCTGCACTGCCAGCCTCCACTTTGCAGTACCAGCCAGCTTCTTCCACGCTCTCCGGGCCGCAGTTTGTGCCCTTGCCGATCTCCATTCCTGAACCAGCCACCCAGGAGCTGGAGGATGCCAGACGAGTCATCGGCACGCTGCCCATTGAGAAGCTGCTTCTAGAAGACGAAGACAATGATACGTATGTTTTAAACCATGCTCTCTCTGTTGAAGGGCTTTAG
- the LOC137673562 gene encoding NF-kappa-B inhibitor delta-like: MRAYTLAAAERMKLLRRLDAKEHRGKTPLLVAVTARQPAIVYDLIQTGADVNAVDHKGQSALHLAATYGYAQVLQVILSLGFPLDLEMKDFEGHTPLHCAVLAHNALLREQDCQTLMEEQQKDLQHQSEELESCIHLLVQTGASIYSRDVKSNKTVLHYTVQDGNISLLRYFLELNAFKSKDFVNSQAHGNTALHMAAALPRDKNQKEIVQLLLDHGADPSIRNLDNDQPIHMAPAGKAGDQVRHLLKKGKVASLFISCRRNARS, translated from the exons ATGAGGGCGTACACGTTGGCAGCTGCAGAGCGCATGAAATTGCTGCGAAGACTTGATGCCAAGGAACACAGAGGAAAG ACCCCTCTCCTGGTGGCCGTCACTGCCAGGCAGCCAGCTATTGTCTATGATTTGATCCAGACAGGAGCAGATGTCAATGCTGTAGACCACAAAGGGCAGTCAGCTTTACATCTTGCTGCAACATATGGGTATGCCCAAGTTCTTCAG GTTATACTGTCACTAGGTTTCCCTCTTGATTTAGAAATGAAGGATTTTGAAG GCCATACCCCACTCCACTGTGCTGTTCTGGCCCACAACGCTCTGCTCCGGGAGCAGGATTGCCAGACACTGatggaggagcagcagaaagatcTTCAGCACCAAAGCGAAGAGCTGGAGTCCTGTATCCACCTCCTGGTGCAGACAGGAGCCTCCATCTACAGCCGG gaTGTGAAAAGCAACAAGACAGTTCTTCATTATACAGTCCAGGATGGGAACATCTCCCTGCTCAGATACTTCTTGGAGCTGAATGCTTTCAAGTCCAAGGACTTTGTCAACAGCCAG GCACATGGCAACACAGCTTTGCATATGGCAGCTGCATTGCCTCGTGACAAGAACCAGAAAGAAATTGTCCAGTTGCTCCTTGACCATGGGGCAGACCCGAGCATCCGAAACTTAGACAATGATCAACCAATCCACATGGCTCCTGCTGGAAAAGCTGGGGATCAG